ACTGCGACTTCGATCGCTACAAGGAATTCAAACGCGACCTGCACGAGGCGGCCTTCGAGCTCATCGAAATCCCCCATCTGCGCATGTCCGGCAAGAACTCGGCGGACATCCGGATGGTCGTGGACGCCCTGGACCTTTGTTACACCAAGGGCCATGTGGACACCTTCGCCATCATCAGCGGCGACTCCGATTTCTCCCCGCTGGTGAGCAAGCTGCGGGAGAACGCCAAGAAGGTGATTGGCATCGGGGTGAAGCAGTCCTCGTCCGACCTCTTCATCAACAACTGTGACGAGTTCCTGTACTATGACGATCTGGTGCGGAAGGACACGGTGCGTGCGCGCCAACGGACCGTGGGTGCGCCCCCGGTGCCGGGCGAACCGGCACCCGCGCGGATCGTTCCCGAGGAACCCAAGGGACCGCCGTTGATTGATGCGCTCGAGCAGGTGGTGGTGACCCTGGAGGCGTTGACGGAGGAGCGGGAGGGGGATGACCCGATCTGGGGCTCGATGGTCAAGCAGGCCATCAAGCGGCGGAACCCGGGATTCAACGAACGCGCGTACGGCTTCAAGTCGTTCAACGACCTCCTGCTGGATGCCCAAAAGCGCAATCTGGTCGTGCTGGAGTCCGACGAGAAGTCGGGCGGTTACACGGTGCGACTGGCGGAGTGATTCCGCGGAATGGGGGACGCCGGACCCGATGCCATCGGCCCGTCGGCCTTACAGCCAACCGCACCGCACCGCACCGCACCGGACTTGGCCTCAGGCGAGGATGCGTCGGCGGTCCGGATCGTACCAGGGGCGGAGCGCCACCCGGGCCGGAATTCTGGACCCGTTGAGCAACACCTCGTAACGCCCGGCCAGCACCCAGTCCGCGGATGCGGCATCGCCGTCGGGATGCTTCACATACCCCATGGCCACCGACGCGCCCACGGTGTGCCCGTAGGCGCCGCTGGTCGTGTAGCCCACCGTGCGGCCCTCGCGGAGAATGGGTTCGCTGCCCCAGAGCACCGGCTCCGGATCCTCCAGCGCGAAAAGGGCGAGGCGCCTCGAAACTCCGGACCGGCGCTGCGCCTCGAGGGCGTCCCGTCCCATGAATCCTCCCGGCTTGTCCCAGGCCACCGCGAATCCCAATCCGGCCTCCAACGGTGTCTCGTCGGGCGACAGCTCGGCCCCAAAAGCCCGATACCCCTTCTCGATCCGAAGCGACTGGATGGCGAAATGACCGGCATCCGCGATCCCCAGGTCCTGCCCGGCCGCCCACAGGACGTCGTAGGCCGGCAGGGTCTGCTCCACGGGCAGGTGCAGTTCCCAGCCCAGTTCGCCCACGTAGGTCACCCGCAGGGCGTGAGCGGTGGCGGAACCCACCCCGATCACCCGGGCGGTGCCAAACGGAAACGCGCCCGGGGAAAGGTCGGCATCGGTGACCCGCGCCAGAAGGGTTCGCGCGGCCGGACCCATCACCCCGATCACTCCAGACGCCGCCGTGACGTCGAGAATCTCGACCCGCTCCCCGGGAAGTCGGTGCCGCAGCAACCAGTCCTGATCCCGTCGCGCCTGGGTCGTGCCGGTGACCCATTGGAACGTCTCGGATGCCAGCCGCACCACGGTCAGGTCGCTTTCAAACCCTCCGCGGTCGTTGAGCATGGCCGTGTACACCAGGCACCCGACGGGAACGTCCACCCGGTTGGCGCAGAGGCGGTTCAGGAAGGCGGCGGCATCCGGACCGGAGACGCGCAGCTTGCCGAATCCGCTCTGGTCGAACAGGGCGACGCCCTCGCGGGCCGCACGATGTTCCGCCGCGTGGTTGCCAAACCAGTTCTGGCGGCCCCAACCGTATTCGGTGCGGGGCAGGG
Above is a genomic segment from Verrucomicrobiia bacterium containing:
- a CDS encoding NYN domain-containing protein; this translates as MSSIAADATMAVFLDLENIALGARDARYPRFSIQRVLERLLLKGHIVVKKAYCDFDRYKEFKRDLHEAAFELIEIPHLRMSGKNSADIRMVVDALDLCYTKGHVDTFAIISGDSDFSPLVSKLRENAKKVIGIGVKQSSSDLFINNCDEFLYYDDLVRKDTVRARQRTVGAPPVPGEPAPARIVPEEPKGPPLIDALEQVVVTLEALTEEREGDDPIWGSMVKQAIKRRNPGFNERAYGFKSFNDLLLDAQKRNLVVLESDEKSGGYTVRLAE